One stretch of Desulfocurvus vexinensis DSM 17965 DNA includes these proteins:
- the amrB gene encoding AmmeMemoRadiSam system protein B, translated as MDRPPVVAGQFYTADPRALGLEVASYLALAEEPESAPTLLAMVPHAGYVFSGPVAGRTLGEARLAPLVVLLGPNHTGLGQPLAVWPSGRWAVPGGGLEVDAELASALLRAEPRLAADTSAHQREHSLEVLVPFLERKDPRTTIVPVAVAEHRYAELEAVAASLAGVLGALGRPASLVVSSDMSHFLPDSQARRVDARALEPVLALDPRGLYDTVRSQGISMCGVLPMTLGLLAARALGATSARLAAYATSAAASGDASRVVGYAGVLVR; from the coding sequence ATGGACAGACCCCCCGTCGTCGCCGGACAGTTCTACACCGCCGACCCGCGCGCCCTGGGCCTGGAGGTGGCCAGCTATCTGGCCCTGGCCGAAGAGCCCGAGAGCGCGCCCACGCTGCTGGCCATGGTGCCCCACGCGGGCTACGTGTTCTCCGGCCCCGTGGCCGGGCGGACCCTGGGCGAGGCCCGGCTGGCGCCGCTGGTGGTGCTGCTGGGGCCCAACCATACGGGCCTGGGCCAGCCCCTGGCCGTGTGGCCCTCGGGGCGCTGGGCCGTGCCCGGGGGCGGGCTGGAGGTGGACGCCGAACTGGCCTCGGCCCTGTTGCGCGCCGAACCGCGCCTGGCCGCCGACACCAGCGCCCACCAGCGCGAACATTCCCTGGAAGTGCTCGTGCCCTTCCTGGAGCGCAAGGACCCGCGCACGACCATCGTGCCCGTGGCCGTGGCCGAGCACCGCTACGCCGAACTGGAGGCTGTGGCCGCAAGCCTGGCCGGGGTGTTGGGCGCCCTGGGCCGCCCGGCGTCGCTGGTGGTCAGCTCGGACATGAGCCATTTTCTGCCCGACTCCCAGGCCCGGCGCGTGGACGCCCGGGCCCTGGAGCCCGTCCTGGCCCTGGACCCGCGCGGCCTCTACGACACCGTGCGCAGCCAGGGCATCAGCATGTGCGGGGTGCTGCCCATGACCCTGGGGCTGCTGGCGGCCAGGGCCCTGGGGGCCACCTCGGCCCGGCTGGCGGCCTACGCCACCTCCGCCGCCGCCAGCGGCGACGCCTCGCGCGTGGTGGGCTACGCGGGGGTCCTGGTGCGCTGA
- the pnp gene encoding polyribonucleotide nucleotidyltransferase codes for MTLEFNPIRTTATIAGREITFETGKLAKQAHGAVWVQCGGTVVLVTAVTQLLPEDKGFFPLTVEYKELAYAAGRIPGSFFRREIGRPSEREILVCRLIDRPHRPLFPEGFRDEVQIIAQVHSADDEIDPDVLAICGTSAALHISKIPFMGPIAGARVGYVNKQFVFNPTYAEVEASELNIVVAGTRDAVVMVEGMASFAPEALIADAIEWGHQQMQPLLDAQEALRAQCGVTKLETAAPKVDTELLAAVEELATPALKQALAIRTKLERYAAKDEVKDSVKQALAERFAEDAPARLKPLGDMLKDITKRVVRERIRTERTRIDGRGLDQVRPLGIEVGVLPRTHGSALFSRGETQALVTTTLGSTRDEQRTDSLMGDDVKRFMLHYNFPPYCVGEVKMMRGPSRRDIGHGTLALRAITPILPDQEKFPFTLRVVSEILESNGSSSMATVCGASLSLMDAGVPVSNAIAGVAMGLIKEGDEYLVLTDILGDEDALGDMDFKVAGSKDGVTAIQMDIKIAGIPPEVLRSALAQARQGRLHILDGMNAIIAAPRPELSPLAPQLEIVHVNPEKIRSVIGPGGKNIKAITAATAASIDIDDSGSVMIFAPNSESMALAKEMVLYHDQTPDVGRNYDGRVTKVIDCGAVVEILPGVDGLVHISQLAEDRVENVTDVVKLGDNVRVKVLEVEPSGRVRLSRKAVQMEERGVEVDLAEFAKSPGRRPGGDRDRGGRRDDRGDRGDRGGRDRGGRDRDRGGRR; via the coding sequence ATGACGCTCGAATTCAACCCCATCCGCACCACCGCGACCATCGCGGGCCGCGAGATCACCTTCGAGACCGGCAAGCTGGCCAAGCAGGCCCACGGGGCCGTGTGGGTCCAGTGCGGCGGCACCGTGGTGCTGGTCACCGCCGTGACCCAGCTGCTGCCCGAGGACAAGGGCTTCTTCCCCCTGACCGTGGAGTACAAGGAGCTGGCCTACGCCGCCGGGCGCATCCCGGGCAGCTTCTTCCGCCGCGAGATCGGCCGCCCCAGCGAGCGCGAGATCCTGGTCTGCCGGCTCATCGACCGCCCGCACCGCCCGCTGTTCCCCGAAGGCTTCCGCGACGAGGTGCAGATCATCGCCCAGGTCCACAGCGCCGACGACGAGATCGATCCCGACGTTCTGGCCATCTGCGGCACCTCGGCGGCCCTGCACATCTCCAAGATCCCCTTCATGGGCCCCATCGCCGGCGCCCGCGTGGGCTACGTCAACAAGCAGTTCGTGTTCAACCCGACCTACGCCGAGGTGGAGGCCAGCGAGCTGAACATCGTGGTCGCGGGCACCAGGGACGCCGTGGTCATGGTCGAGGGCATGGCCAGCTTCGCCCCCGAGGCGCTCATCGCCGACGCCATCGAGTGGGGCCACCAGCAGATGCAGCCCCTGCTCGACGCCCAGGAGGCGCTGCGCGCCCAGTGCGGCGTGACCAAGCTCGAAACCGCCGCGCCCAAGGTGGACACCGAGCTGCTGGCCGCCGTGGAAGAGCTGGCCACCCCGGCCCTCAAGCAGGCCCTGGCCATCCGCACCAAGCTGGAGCGCTACGCCGCCAAGGACGAGGTCAAGGACAGCGTGAAGCAGGCCCTGGCCGAGCGCTTCGCCGAGGACGCCCCCGCGCGCCTGAAGCCCCTGGGCGACATGCTCAAGGACATCACCAAGCGCGTGGTGCGCGAGCGCATCCGCACCGAGCGCACCCGCATCGACGGGCGCGGGCTGGACCAGGTGCGCCCCCTGGGCATCGAGGTCGGCGTGCTGCCGCGCACCCACGGCTCGGCCCTGTTCAGCCGTGGCGAAACCCAGGCCCTGGTCACCACCACCCTGGGCTCCACGCGCGACGAGCAGCGCACCGACTCGCTCATGGGCGACGACGTGAAACGCTTCATGCTGCACTACAACTTCCCGCCCTACTGCGTGGGCGAGGTCAAGATGATGCGCGGGCCGTCGCGGCGCGACATCGGCCACGGCACCCTGGCCCTGCGCGCCATCACGCCCATCCTGCCCGACCAGGAGAAGTTCCCCTTCACCCTGCGCGTGGTGTCCGAGATCCTGGAGTCCAACGGCTCCTCGTCCATGGCCACCGTGTGCGGCGCCTCCCTCTCGCTGATGGATGCGGGCGTTCCGGTGTCTAACGCCATCGCGGGAGTGGCCATGGGCCTCATCAAGGAAGGCGACGAGTACCTGGTGCTCACGGACATCCTCGGCGACGAGGACGCCCTGGGCGACATGGACTTCAAGGTCGCGGGCTCCAAGGACGGCGTCACCGCCATCCAGATGGACATCAAGATCGCGGGCATCCCCCCGGAGGTGCTGCGCAGCGCCCTGGCCCAGGCCCGACAGGGCCGCCTGCACATCCTGGACGGCATGAACGCGATCATCGCCGCGCCGCGCCCCGAGCTCTCGCCCCTGGCGCCGCAGCTCGAGATCGTGCACGTCAACCCCGAGAAGATCCGCTCGGTCATCGGCCCCGGCGGCAAGAACATCAAGGCCATCACCGCCGCCACCGCCGCCTCCATCGACATCGACGACAGCGGCAGCGTGATGATCTTCGCGCCCAACTCCGAGTCCATGGCCCTGGCCAAGGAAATGGTGCTCTACCACGACCAGACCCCCGACGTGGGCCGCAACTACGACGGCCGGGTCACCAAGGTCATCGACTGCGGCGCGGTGGTGGAGATCCTGCCCGGCGTGGACGGGCTGGTGCACATCTCCCAGCTGGCCGAGGATCGCGTGGAGAACGTCACCGACGTGGTCAAGCTCGGCGACAACGTGCGCGTCAAGGTGCTGGAAGTGGAGCCCTCGGGCCGCGTGCGCCTGTCGCGCAAGGCCGTGCAGATGGAAGAGCGCGGCGTGGAGGTCGATCTGGCCGAGTTCGCCAAGTCCCCGGGCCGTCGGCCCGGCGGGGACCGCGACCGCGGCGGGCGCCGTGACGACCGCGGCGACCGTGGCGACCGCGGTGGCCGTGACCGCGGCGGGCGCGACCGCGACCGCGGCGGCAGACGCTAA
- the rpsO gene encoding 30S ribosomal protein S15, whose translation MVMTADDKAKVIEEYKLGDKDTGSPEVQVALLTHRIQYLTEHFKVHAKDFHSRTGLLKLVGQRRKLLNYLKKKDVQRYRDIIARLGIRK comes from the coding sequence GTGGTCATGACCGCCGACGACAAGGCAAAAGTGATTGAGGAGTACAAGCTCGGGGACAAGGACACCGGCTCCCCCGAGGTCCAGGTGGCGCTGCTCACGCACCGCATCCAGTACCTCACCGAGCACTTCAAGGTGCACGCCAAGGACTTCCACTCGCGCACCGGCCTGCTCAAGCTGGTCGGCCAGCGCCGGAAGCTTCTGAACTACCTGAAGAAGAAGGACGTCCAGCGCTACCGCGACATCATCGCGCGCCTGGGCATCCGCAAGTAG
- the truB gene encoding tRNA pseudouridine(55) synthase TruB, translating to MGRSRKRGAAQQDGVLVLDKPGGPTSAGCLNTIRRALDQGKIGHAGTLDPMATGVLLVLLGHGTKLAPFLTEGPKTYVGELRLGVSTDSYDAQGEVVAEKPFDHLSPADVESAVLDWEALTTQDVPPVSAAKHEGRPLYALARAGKDVPVKTKAIEIYRVQVLETALPLVRFRVTVSAGTYVRSLVHSLGIRLGCGAMLTALTRERCHPFGLDQAHGLDDVVGKPEEFPGRVIPLRDALPHWPLATLTGEQAGAVRNGTWLPVAQAPAPGATGAPGERVMLADPDGTPLALAEAKERDGSVYWSILRGLW from the coding sequence GTGGGACGCAGCAGGAAACGCGGCGCGGCCCAGCAGGACGGCGTGCTGGTGCTCGACAAGCCCGGCGGGCCGACCTCGGCGGGCTGCCTGAACACCATCCGCCGGGCGCTGGACCAGGGCAAGATCGGCCACGCCGGGACCCTGGACCCCATGGCCACCGGCGTGCTGCTCGTGCTGCTGGGCCACGGCACCAAGCTGGCGCCCTTCCTGACCGAGGGGCCCAAGACCTACGTGGGCGAACTGCGCCTGGGCGTGAGCACCGACAGCTACGACGCCCAGGGCGAGGTGGTCGCGGAAAAGCCGTTTGACCACCTGTCCCCTGCCGATGTAGAGTCGGCTGTTCTCGACTGGGAGGCGCTCACCACGCAGGACGTGCCCCCAGTTTCCGCGGCCAAGCATGAAGGCAGGCCGTTGTATGCTTTGGCGCGCGCGGGCAAGGACGTGCCCGTGAAGACCAAGGCCATTGAAATTTACCGCGTGCAGGTGCTGGAAACGGCTCTGCCGCTGGTGCGCTTCCGGGTGACGGTGAGCGCTGGCACCTATGTACGGTCCCTGGTCCACAGCTTGGGGATTCGACTTGGGTGCGGCGCGATGCTCACCGCCCTGACCCGGGAGCGATGCCATCCGTTCGGCCTCGACCAGGCCCACGGCCTGGACGACGTGGTCGGCAAGCCCGAGGAGTTCCCCGGGCGGGTCATCCCCCTGCGGGATGCCCTGCCGCACTGGCCCCTGGCGACCCTGACCGGGGAGCAGGCCGGGGCCGTGCGCAACGGGACCTGGCTCCCGGTGGCCCAGGCTCCCGCTCCGGGAGCCACGGGCGCCCCGGGCGAGCGCGTGATGCTCGCCGACCCCGACGGCACGCCCCTGGCCCTGGCCGAGGCGAAAGAGCGCGATGGCAGCGTGTACTGGTCCATCCTGCGGGGCCTCTGGTAG
- a CDS encoding DHH family phosphoesterase produces MEKALKQVSAALTGGETFLVAAHTGPDGDAIGSTFALGHLLVRLGKQVALYNASGLPEQFHWLTPPAPLTDQLPQGPFDWTIALDCGDRTRLGDELAGRFGTQGTINIDHHLGNPGYAQINWVDTGFASVGEMIARLAAELDVPLSGALGEAVYLAMITDTGYFSYGNTHPETLELAAEILRQGLDPEDFNAKLQNQWTLGRVQLWARVLDTAELHFGGAVGVIRITGAMFEATGTQSADTEGVVNYIRRIKGVRAAVCLREDSPELTKVSLRSWGNVNVQAVAAELGGGGHRNAAGCVVAAPMAEAQALVLEAAGRVLGLA; encoded by the coding sequence ATGGAAAAGGCCCTCAAGCAGGTTAGCGCCGCGCTCACGGGTGGCGAAACCTTCCTGGTGGCCGCCCACACCGGGCCCGACGGCGACGCCATCGGCTCGACCTTCGCCCTGGGGCACCTGCTGGTGCGCCTGGGCAAGCAGGTGGCGCTGTACAACGCCAGCGGCCTGCCCGAGCAGTTCCACTGGCTCACGCCCCCCGCGCCGCTCACGGACCAGCTGCCCCAGGGCCCCTTCGACTGGACCATCGCCCTGGATTGCGGCGACCGCACGCGCTTGGGCGACGAGCTGGCCGGGCGCTTCGGCACCCAGGGCACCATCAACATCGACCACCACCTGGGCAACCCCGGCTACGCGCAGATCAACTGGGTGGACACGGGATTTGCCTCGGTGGGCGAGATGATCGCCCGGCTGGCCGCCGAGCTGGACGTGCCCCTGTCCGGCGCCCTGGGCGAGGCCGTGTACCTGGCCATGATCACCGACACGGGCTATTTCAGCTACGGCAACACCCACCCCGAGACCCTGGAGCTGGCCGCCGAAATCCTGCGCCAGGGCCTGGACCCCGAAGACTTCAACGCCAAGCTCCAGAACCAGTGGACCCTGGGCCGCGTCCAGCTCTGGGCCCGCGTGCTGGACACCGCCGAGCTGCATTTTGGCGGCGCCGTGGGCGTCATCCGCATCACGGGCGCCATGTTCGAGGCCACGGGCACCCAGAGCGCCGACACCGAGGGCGTGGTCAACTACATCCGGCGCATCAAGGGCGTGCGCGCCGCCGTGTGCCTGCGCGAAGACAGCCCGGAGCTGACCAAGGTCAGCCTGCGCTCGTGGGGCAACGTCAACGTGCAGGCCGTGGCCGCCGAGCTTGGCGGCGGCGGCCACCGCAACGCCGCCGGATGCGTGGTGGCCGCGCCCATGGCCGAGGCCCAGGCCCTGGTGCTCGAAGCCGCCGGGCGCGTTCTGGGGCTGGCCTAG
- the rbfA gene encoding 30S ribosome-binding factor RbfA, which produces MHPSGSRRAHRMADQIMREVSEMLALEVADPRLAMITVSGARMNKDLSIAEVLYSAPAGADLDAVRAALDKAASYLRGGLGKRLKTKFIPRLVFVHDDYLEEMVYGKGPQAG; this is translated from the coding sequence ATGCACCCTTCCGGCTCACGCCGCGCCCACAGAATGGCCGACCAGATCATGCGCGAGGTCTCCGAAATGCTCGCCCTGGAGGTAGCCGACCCCCGGCTGGCCATGATCACCGTGAGCGGAGCGCGCATGAACAAGGACCTGTCCATAGCCGAGGTGCTCTACTCCGCCCCCGCCGGGGCGGACCTGGACGCCGTGCGCGCTGCCCTGGACAAGGCCGCGTCCTACCTGCGCGGCGGCCTGGGCAAGCGCCTGAAGACCAAGTTCATCCCCCGGCTGGTCTTCGTGCATGACGACTACCTCGAGGAAATGGTGTATGGAAAAGGCCCTCAAGCAGGTTAG
- a CDS encoding DUF503 domain-containing protein, protein MIIGVLSLTFRLHGNRTLKGKRQVAASLKQKLRNTFNVAVSEVARQDDPGTLVLAVATVAPDSRTAQSRLDKALMHAQAATAEELADSAIELFSADGADAPGEDWN, encoded by the coding sequence ATGATCATCGGCGTGCTCAGCCTGACCTTCCGCCTGCACGGCAACCGCACCCTCAAGGGCAAGCGGCAGGTGGCGGCCAGCCTGAAGCAGAAGCTGCGCAACACCTTCAACGTCGCCGTGAGCGAGGTCGCCCGCCAGGACGACCCCGGCACCCTGGTCCTGGCCGTGGCCACCGTCGCGCCCGACTCGCGCACGGCCCAAAGCCGCCTGGACAAGGCCCTCATGCACGCCCAGGCCGCCACCGCCGAGGAACTGGCCGACTCGGCCATCGAACTGTTCTCCGCCGACGGCGCCGACGCCCCGGGCGAGGACTGGAACTGA
- the infB gene encoding translation initiation factor IF-2: MVESKLRVKDIAVELGIGNKDVMQACRDLDIPVKSHMSTLEDDEADQVRAHVKKGAKATEVVLKEVQPGMVVRRRRKAVRPGEAPAAADEDAGDDETQDHEPEDEPRAEAPCAPEASADDDAQAEPPAPRPARKARVVRETPKARIISAADLHTPDAPPAPGADTAVPEAQAPEAAQAPEAAAPAPEAQAEAPAPEAPQAQDQPEAPVQAETPGQDVADEPGEEAPARSEAADEPVAEGAEGAEDGEGALKKKKKKKIVITPKVRVISRPDPALMPAAMEEPQQERQKPVLRLRGQGPAPSGPGGPGGPSRPGGYGGPGGPGGPARPGGYGGPPRSGGFAGPGAGPAPGEAPAGDSGDASKKRRKKDRRVVDFSYKEDVPKGFDRGKKGKKTRRDRRGFEIPEPQGTQPIKAAKRKVRVEDAIRLADLAKSMGIKAQALIKVLFAQFGLMATINQSLDYDTATLVAAEFGYELEKVGFSEDEYLVPKEQDSPETLVSRAPVVTIMGHVDHGKTSLLDAIRKSKIASGEAGGITQHIGAYDVTTPRGKIVFLDTPGHAAFTAMRARGAQVTDIVILVVAADDGVMEQTREAISHSKAAGVPIIVAVNKMDKPEANPERVMRELAEQGLSSEEWGGETIFVNVSAKAGTNLDTLLEMVLLQAEVLELKANPDKPAQGHIVEARLDKGRGPVATVLITAGTLRQGDSFVCGTQNGKVRAMFNDQGRKLKEAGPATPVEVQGFDGIPQAGDLFVCVDDEKVARRIAGNRQLKERERTLARESKVTLESFMASKPGAEAQNLNLVLKADVQGSLEAIVDALKKLSTDAVKVNVIHGGAGAITESDILLAAASEAIVIGFNVRPTAKIKEVADHENVDVRFYDIIYKLVSDVKDAMTGMLAPVISEKYLGQAEVRETFSIPKVGTIAGCYVVDGELRRNSKVRLLRDGVVVYTGTLSSLKRFKDDAKEVRRGYECGAALDKFNDVKVGDVIEAFEEVETAATLD, from the coding sequence GTGGTAGAAAGCAAGCTTCGGGTTAAGGACATCGCTGTGGAACTCGGGATCGGCAACAAGGACGTCATGCAGGCGTGCCGCGATCTCGATATCCCGGTCAAGAGCCATATGAGCACCCTCGAGGACGACGAGGCCGACCAGGTCCGCGCCCATGTGAAGAAGGGCGCCAAGGCCACCGAGGTCGTGCTCAAGGAAGTGCAGCCCGGCATGGTCGTCCGCCGCCGCCGCAAGGCCGTGCGCCCCGGCGAGGCTCCCGCCGCCGCCGACGAGGACGCAGGCGACGACGAGACCCAGGACCACGAGCCCGAGGATGAACCCCGGGCCGAGGCCCCCTGCGCCCCCGAAGCCAGCGCCGACGACGACGCCCAGGCCGAGCCCCCCGCGCCCAGGCCCGCCCGCAAGGCCCGCGTGGTCCGCGAGACGCCCAAGGCCCGCATCATCTCCGCTGCCGACCTGCACACGCCCGACGCCCCCCCGGCGCCCGGGGCCGACACCGCCGTGCCCGAGGCCCAGGCGCCCGAAGCCGCCCAGGCCCCCGAGGCCGCTGCCCCGGCGCCCGAGGCCCAGGCCGAGGCTCCGGCTCCCGAAGCCCCGCAGGCGCAGGACCAGCCCGAGGCCCCCGTGCAGGCCGAGACCCCCGGCCAGGATGTGGCCGACGAGCCCGGCGAGGAGGCCCCCGCCCGGAGCGAGGCCGCCGACGAGCCCGTGGCCGAGGGCGCCGAAGGCGCCGAGGACGGCGAGGGCGCGCTGAAGAAGAAGAAAAAGAAGAAGATCGTCATCACGCCCAAGGTGCGTGTCATTTCCCGGCCCGATCCGGCCCTGATGCCCGCGGCCATGGAAGAGCCGCAGCAGGAGCGCCAGAAGCCGGTGCTGCGCCTGCGCGGCCAGGGCCCTGCGCCGAGCGGCCCCGGCGGCCCCGGCGGGCCTTCCCGCCCCGGCGGCTATGGTGGCCCCGGCGGCCCTGGCGGCCCGGCCCGGCCCGGTGGCTACGGCGGTCCGCCCCGTTCCGGCGGCTTTGCCGGGCCCGGGGCCGGCCCTGCCCCCGGCGAGGCCCCTGCGGGCGACTCCGGCGACGCCAGCAAGAAGCGCCGCAAGAAGGACCGCCGCGTGGTGGATTTCTCCTACAAGGAGGACGTGCCCAAGGGCTTCGACCGCGGCAAGAAGGGCAAGAAGACCCGCCGCGACCGGCGCGGCTTCGAGATTCCCGAGCCGCAGGGCACCCAGCCCATCAAGGCCGCCAAGCGCAAGGTGCGCGTGGAAGACGCCATCCGCCTGGCCGATCTGGCCAAGAGCATGGGCATCAAGGCCCAGGCGCTGATCAAGGTGCTCTTCGCCCAGTTCGGGCTGATGGCCACCATCAACCAGTCCCTGGACTACGACACCGCCACCCTGGTGGCCGCCGAGTTCGGCTACGAGCTGGAAAAGGTGGGCTTCTCCGAGGACGAATACCTGGTGCCCAAGGAGCAGGACAGCCCCGAGACCCTGGTCTCCCGCGCTCCGGTGGTCACCATCATGGGCCACGTGGACCACGGCAAGACCTCGCTGCTGGACGCCATCCGCAAGTCCAAGATCGCCTCGGGCGAGGCTGGCGGCATCACCCAGCACATCGGCGCCTACGACGTGACCACCCCGCGCGGCAAGATCGTGTTCCTGGACACCCCGGGCCACGCGGCCTTTACGGCCATGCGCGCCCGCGGCGCCCAGGTCACGGACATCGTCATCCTGGTGGTGGCTGCCGACGACGGCGTCATGGAGCAGACCCGCGAGGCCATCAGCCACTCCAAGGCCGCAGGCGTGCCGATCATCGTGGCCGTGAACAAGATGGACAAGCCCGAGGCCAACCCCGAGCGCGTCATGCGCGAGCTGGCCGAACAGGGCCTGTCGTCCGAGGAATGGGGCGGCGAGACCATCTTCGTCAACGTGTCGGCCAAGGCCGGGACGAACCTGGACACCCTGCTGGAAATGGTCCTGCTCCAGGCCGAGGTGCTCGAGCTCAAGGCCAACCCCGACAAGCCCGCCCAGGGCCATATCGTCGAGGCGCGGCTGGACAAGGGCCGCGGCCCGGTGGCCACGGTGCTCATCACCGCAGGCACCCTGCGCCAGGGCGACAGCTTCGTGTGCGGCACGCAGAACGGCAAGGTCCGCGCCATGTTCAACGACCAGGGCCGCAAGCTCAAGGAGGCCGGACCGGCCACCCCGGTGGAGGTCCAGGGCTTCGACGGCATCCCCCAGGCGGGCGACCTGTTCGTGTGCGTGGACGACGAGAAGGTGGCCCGGCGCATCGCGGGCAACCGCCAGCTCAAGGAGCGCGAGCGCACCCTGGCCCGCGAGTCCAAGGTCACCCTGGAGAGCTTCATGGCCTCCAAGCCCGGCGCCGAGGCCCAGAACCTGAACCTCGTGCTCAAGGCCGACGTGCAGGGCTCCCTGGAAGCCATCGTGGACGCCCTCAAGAAGCTGTCCACCGATGCCGTGAAGGTCAACGTCATCCACGGCGGGGCCGGGGCGATCACCGAGTCGGACATCCTGCTGGCGGCGGCCTCCGAGGCCATCGTCATCGGCTTCAACGTCCGGCCCACGGCCAAGATCAAGGAGGTCGCCGACCACGAGAATGTGGACGTGCGCTTCTACGACATCATCTACAAGCTGGTCAGCGACGTGAAGGACGCCATGACCGGCATGCTGGCCCCGGTGATCTCCGAGAAGTACCTGGGCCAGGCCGAGGTCCGCGAAACCTTCAGCATCCCCAAGGTCGGCACCATCGCGGGCTGCTACGTGGTGGACGGCGAGCTGCGCCGCAACTCCAAGGTCCGCCTGCTGCGCGACGGCGTGGTGGTCTACACGGGTACGCTGTCCTCCCTCAAGCGCTTCAAGGACGACGCCAAGGAAGTGCGCCGCGGCTACGAATGCGGCGCGGCCCTGGACAAGTTCAACGACGTGAAGGTCGGCGACGTCATCGAGGCCTTCGAAGAGGTGGAAACCGCCGCGACTTTGGATTAA
- a CDS encoding DUF448 domain-containing protein, with amino-acid sequence MTRYVCPGGGQEPTPDPTQTMPGRGFYCCPAPTCIRQLGKYKGWRKKCQGEKRGRKQASG; translated from the coding sequence ATGACGCGCTACGTCTGCCCCGGTGGCGGCCAGGAGCCGACCCCGGACCCGACCCAGACCATGCCGGGACGCGGCTTCTACTGCTGCCCGGCGCCGACATGCATACGACAGTTAGGGAAATACAAGGGCTGGCGGAAGAAATGCCAAGGGGAAAAACGTGGTAGAAAGCAAGCTTCGGGTTAA
- the nusA gene encoding transcription termination factor NusA: MGMELKKAIDQISKDKGIDRDMLVDTLEEAVRSSVLRKYGEDMDVEVSYNDEQGEIEVYQFKAVVETVENPAIEISLDDARKSDPGAQIDDELGFRLSIEDLGRIAAQSAKQVIIQRMRDAEQEIIYEEYKDRVGEIVSGIIQRRDKTGWIINLGRTEALLPKEEQIPRERYKRGDRVQAYLIEVRREGRGPQVIVSRSHPDYMVALFKREVPEVADGTVSILGVARDQGSRAKVAVTSHDRDVDPVGACVGIRGSRIQNVVQELRGERIDIVVWSPDVATYAVNALSPAVITRITVDEDEKMLEVVVPDSQLTLAIGRKGQNVKLASKLLGWKIDIFTESRYGELHAELQTLEQIASVAEISVDRLLSSGYDTMEKLDNATDEELLEIESITEDRIGDIRSAINLLRSFRASEAGAADQDEDQDEDQDQDETQDAPEAGTPDRGEA, translated from the coding sequence ATGGGCATGGAACTGAAAAAGGCCATCGACCAGATCAGCAAGGACAAGGGCATCGACCGCGACATGCTGGTGGACACCCTCGAAGAGGCCGTACGTTCCTCCGTGCTGCGCAAGTACGGCGAGGACATGGACGTCGAGGTCAGCTACAACGACGAGCAGGGCGAGATCGAGGTCTACCAGTTCAAGGCCGTGGTGGAGACCGTGGAGAACCCGGCCATCGAGATTTCCCTGGACGACGCCCGCAAGTCCGACCCCGGCGCGCAGATCGACGACGAGCTGGGCTTCCGCCTGAGCATCGAGGACCTGGGGCGCATCGCCGCCCAGTCGGCCAAGCAGGTCATCATCCAGCGCATGCGCGACGCCGAGCAGGAGATCATCTACGAGGAATACAAGGACCGCGTGGGCGAGATCGTCTCCGGCATCATCCAGCGCCGCGACAAGACGGGCTGGATCATCAACCTCGGGCGCACCGAGGCCCTGTTGCCCAAGGAAGAGCAGATCCCCCGCGAGCGCTACAAGCGCGGCGACCGCGTGCAGGCCTACCTCATCGAGGTGCGCCGCGAGGGCCGGGGCCCGCAGGTCATCGTCTCGCGTTCGCACCCCGACTACATGGTCGCCCTGTTCAAGCGCGAGGTGCCCGAGGTTGCCGACGGCACCGTGAGCATCCTGGGCGTGGCCCGCGACCAGGGCAGCCGCGCCAAGGTCGCCGTGACCTCCCACGACCGCGACGTGGACCCCGTGGGCGCCTGCGTGGGCATCCGCGGCTCGCGCATCCAGAACGTGGTCCAGGAGCTGCGCGGCGAGCGCATCGACATCGTGGTCTGGAGCCCGGACGTGGCGACCTACGCCGTCAACGCCCTGTCCCCCGCCGTGATCACCCGCATCACCGTGGACGAGGACGAGAAGATGCTCGAGGTGGTGGTACCCGACAGCCAGCTGACCCTGGCCATCGGGCGCAAGGGCCAGAACGTCAAGCTGGCCTCCAAGCTGCTGGGCTGGAAAATCGACATTTTCACCGAAAGCCGCTACGGCGAACTGCACGCCGAGCTGCAAACCCTGGAGCAGATCGCCAGCGTGGCCGAGATCTCCGTGGACCGGCTGCTTTCCTCGGGCTACGACACCATGGAGAAGCTGGACAACGCCACCGACGAGGAACTCCTGGAAATCGAATCCATTACAGAAGACCGCATCGGCGACATCCGCTCGGCCATCAACCTGCTGCGCTCCTTCCGGGCCAGCGAGGCGGGCGCCGCCGACCAGGATGAGGACCAGGACGAGGACCAGGACCAGGACGAAACCCAGGACGCCCCCGAGGCCGGGACCCCGGACCGGGGCGAAGCCTAG